AGCCCTGGCACTTTGGCTTTCTAAGTATTGAGAAACAATCTAGCAGTAGTTGCTCTATTCCATCGAGGTGCAAGAGCttaaacttgtcgtcacaatgaaCGAAGCAAACGAAATGTCTCACGACCATGATCATGAACATGGAGCGGGAATAATTTCAACAGCAACAGTCGCCATTGTGGCAGGAATTTTCAGCTTGACATTTTCTTCAGCTACAATTTTAACGAACATTGTTCTTTTGGTCACACTCTTTAGCGATCCCTACAATTATTTTCGATCTCGCGGTACCACATATTTCGTGGCAAGTCTGTCTTTGAGCGATTTTCTTTCAGGCTTGTTTGTACAGCCTTTGTATTCGGCTTGTATGCTTTGCATTGGATCTGGACATGAGCAGCCCAAACTTTGCGATATTTCGCTTATTTTCTCACATGTGACTACTAAGATTTCAATTTTTACAGTGGTTGCCTTAGCATTGGATAGGTATCTAGCTGTGAAGCTTTCGTGGCGATACAAAAACCTTGTAACAATCCGAAAGGTCATTGTTTGTAACATTTTCATCTGGCTGTTCTCTGTGATATTTGAAGTATCACATTCTGTTGTTGAATCCgaaaacattttccatttggttgATCTTCACCTTCAAACCACGGTCCCATTAGTTCTTATGAGTTGCGTTTATGCTGCCGCTTACATAGAATTTCGTCGCTACTCAAGAAACGTCGTGTTTGCACAAGCCCTTCCAGGTGGAAGTTCTCGTACATTTGTTCAAAACATTCGACTTAAAAAGAAGATAGTTTGGACAGTCGTAATAATCAGTGTTGTGATATTTATATCTTTTTCGCCGTATTTAATCGCTAAAA
The Montipora capricornis isolate CH-2021 chromosome 10, ASM3666992v2, whole genome shotgun sequence genome window above contains:
- the LOC138021823 gene encoding adrenocorticotropic hormone receptor-like, which encodes MNEANEMSHDHDHEHGAGIISTATVAIVAGIFSLTFSSATILTNIVLLVTLFSDPYNYFRSRGTTYFVASLSLSDFLSGLFVQPLYSACMLCIGSGHEQPKLCDISLIFSHVTTKISIFTVVALALDRYLAVKLSWRYKNLVTIRKVIVCNIFIWLFSVIFEVSHSVVESENIFHLVDLHLQTTVPLVLMSCVYAAAYIEFRRYSRNVVFAQALPGGSSRTFVQNIRLKKKIVWTVVIISVVIFISFSPYLIAKNLENGCLKAKSSECSGVGFEALKALSVPMLCISSALNPFLYAWRIPQYRQALIAVKNRTCLSC